A section of the candidate division WOR-3 bacterium genome encodes:
- a CDS encoding M1 family metallopeptidase — translation MILYLIFLIFETPLKENYYLKGDLLSTPHSFDVLSYNLFLWVDVYAETLGGKNTLKFMSKKNGLDSIFLHLHPQLKVDSISNSSYFSHLNTGILSIKLLNPVDSGFIDSVSIFYHGQPSRQGGVGFIFIPSIHQAYSFTEPNGSRNWFPCFDEPSEKAKISFHIQVLDTFVVASNGLLDSVKQIGNTKIYHWKTNYDIPTYLMALAIYPYKILYDSWNSMPIMNFVYPSDTTSGIISFQKLPQMLTFLSNKFGEYPFKSEKYGNAEVNAYYFGAMEHNTIVFVDDYYVRYPGYFSEMVHLHEMSHHWFGNSVTLKEWADIWLNEGFASYCEALWNEYNYGYSSYLSYIHYFQQNVINSSLEWISPIYNPLYLFSVITYDKGACVLHMLRFLINDDTLFFNALRDYHLNFKYKNASTEDLRLFLEARTGFNLYKFFDQWVYKVGHPIIKWSYDVISDTYFINIKQTQDTQTYNTSIFNFPLEIGFLRSIGDTIFVRVKDSLQNQIFKIYLGFTPASILIDPRRHILMEKTYVGFEEGYVKNESKEKIKIYFNKEYFTLPLKGDYVIKVFSSEGREVFKKELNNVFSFKFNKSGNYFVLINKGERVYKFKLWNLK, via the coding sequence ATGATTTTATATTTAATCTTTTTAATTTTTGAGACACCCCTTAAAGAGAACTATTATTTAAAAGGTGATTTGCTATCAACCCCGCATTCTTTTGATGTGCTTTCCTATAATCTTTTCTTATGGGTTGATGTTTATGCTGAGACCTTAGGAGGTAAAAATACTTTAAAATTTATGAGTAAAAAAAATGGACTTGACAGCATTTTCTTGCATCTTCATCCTCAACTTAAAGTGGATAGTATTTCAAATTCATCTTATTTTTCCCATTTAAATACTGGAATATTGAGCATAAAACTTTTAAATCCAGTTGATTCAGGTTTTATAGATAGTGTTTCCATATTTTATCACGGACAACCTTCCAGACAGGGAGGAGTTGGTTTTATTTTTATTCCTTCAATTCATCAGGCTTATAGTTTTACCGAACCTAATGGATCAAGGAACTGGTTTCCCTGTTTTGATGAACCTTCTGAAAAGGCTAAGATTTCTTTCCATATTCAAGTTCTTGATACTTTTGTTGTAGCTTCAAATGGTCTCCTTGATTCAGTAAAACAGATCGGTAATACAAAAATATATCACTGGAAAACTAATTATGATATTCCTACATACTTAATGGCTCTTGCAATTTACCCTTATAAAATATTATATGATTCATGGAATTCTATGCCTATAATGAATTTTGTTTATCCCTCTGATACTACCTCTGGAATAATATCCTTTCAGAAACTACCCCAGATGCTAACTTTCCTTTCAAATAAATTTGGTGAGTACCCTTTTAAAAGTGAGAAATACGGAAATGCTGAAGTAAATGCTTATTATTTTGGTGCAATGGAACACAATACTATTGTTTTTGTAGATGATTATTATGTAAGATACCCCGGTTATTTTTCTGAAATGGTGCATCTTCACGAAATGTCCCATCACTGGTTTGGAAATTCTGTTACATTGAAGGAATGGGCTGATATATGGTTAAATGAAGGTTTTGCTTCATACTGTGAAGCCTTATGGAATGAATATAATTATGGATATTCCTCTTATCTTAGTTATATTCATTACTTTCAACAAAATGTTATAAACAGTTCTCTTGAATGGATTTCTCCTATATATAACCCTCTTTACCTTTTTTCTGTTATTACTTATGATAAGGGAGCCTGTGTTTTACATATGTTGAGATTTCTTATAAATGATGATACATTATTTTTTAATGCTTTAAGGGATTATCATTTAAATTTTAAATATAAAAATGCCTCAACAGAAGATTTAAGACTTTTTCTTGAAGCAAGGACTGGATTTAATCTTTATAAGTTTTTTGACCAATGGGTTTATAAGGTTGGTCATCCTATAATAAAATGGAGTTACGATGTAATTTCTGATACATATTTTATAAATATTAAGCAAACCCAGGATACACAGACTTATAATACAAGTATTTTTAATTTTCCTCTTGAAATTGGTTTTCTTAGGAGTATAGGTGATACAATTTTTGTTAGAGTTAAAGATTCCCTTCAGAATCAGATTTTTAAAATTTATTTAGGATTTACTCCAGCTTCTATTCTAATTGATCCAAGGAGACATATTCTTATGGAAAAAACCTATGTAGGGTTTGAAGAAGGTTATGTTAAAAATGAAAGTAAGGAAAAAATAAAGATTTACTTTAATAAAGAATATTTCACTTTGCCTTTAAAAGGAGATTATGTAATAAAAGTTTTTTCTTCTGAGGGTAGAGAAGTTTTTAAAAAAGAATTAAATAATGTTTTTAGTTTTAAGTTTAATAAATCTGGTAATTACTTTGTTCTTATTAATAAAGGGGAAAGAGTTTATAAGTTTAAATTATGGAATTTAAAATAA